The DNA sequence ttcattcagacagaggaacagattgatggattTCTCAGGAGAGTCAATGGTCCTGATCTTCATCTTGATGAACTCAATGGTTTCCTCACTGGTGTCAGATCTGCTTCTTGTCTGTTTCATTAGTCCTTGTAGGAGAATCTGATGAGACTCCACTGACAGACCCAGAAGAAACCGCAGGAAAAGATCCAGATGTCCATTTTTACTCTGTAGAGCCTCATTCACAGCTCTCTGATGCAGCTCAGATAATGAAACATGTTTAAACCAGTCCTTAACTTTAAATAGCAAACTCTGTTTGAAGATTTGGTCAAACACATTGATGTTATTGTTTATGAAGGAGAGATGCACATATAGAGCTGCTAGATGTTCCTGAATGCTCAGATGAACAAAGCAGAAGACTTTCCCCTGATACAAGCCCAActcctctctgaagatctgagtgcacaatcctgagtacactgatgcttcTGTCACATCAATGCCACACTCTCTCAGGTCTTCCTCATAGAAAATCAGGTTTCCTTTCACAAGCTGCTGAAAAGCCACTTTCCCCAGTTTGAGGATCACGTCTTCATCTGTCACTTTCTTCTCATAGTCCTTCTCATGTTTGATGTTGGTCTGAaggatcaggaagtgtgtgtacatttgagtgagagtcttgggaatctctccactctctgcttcactcaacatcttctctagaacagtggctgagatccagcagaacactgggatGTGACACATAATAAAGAGGCTCCTTGATGACTTCAGGTGTGAGATGATCCTGTCAGCCAGACTCTGATCACTGACTCTCTTCCTGAAGTATTCCTCCTTCTGTGGGTCACTGAATCCTCGTACCTCTGTCACTCGATGGACACACTCAGAGGGGACGAGatcagctgctgctggtctggaggtgatccagatgagagcagagggaagcagattcCCCACAATGAGGTTCGTCAGCAGCACGTCCACTGAGGCTGATTCAGTCACATCACACAACCTCACATCGCTCTGAAAATCCAGAGACAGACGACactcatccagaccatcaaagatgaacaacactttatattcatcactggatatttccatttcttttgtttcagggaAGAAGACATGAAGAAGATCTGAAAGACTGAGTGTTTTGTCCTTCATCAAGTTGAGTTCTCTGAAAGGAAGTGGAAATATGAGCTGGACGTCCTGATTCTCtttcccttcagcccagtccaggatgaacttc is a window from the Ctenopharyngodon idella isolate HZGC_01 chromosome 15, HZGC01, whole genome shotgun sequence genome containing:
- the LOC127495159 gene encoding NLR family CARD domain-containing protein 3-like isoform X4, producing MADSQGSRGGDFFSACSSVQQKSSNPESSCVSVKSDRSMDEPIVFKSEDTRSDLRSSLLSRPIKNKTVFTPVIQPQDFNERMNPGFSHDSKPAEVLNTLRSNLRKKFECLYEGISKQGNPTLLNEIYTELYITESESGEINNEHEVRQIETQSRRAETEDKPIKCSDIFRPLPGQDKPIRTVLTKGVAGIGKTVSVQKFILDWAEGKENQDVQLIFPLPFRELNLMKDKTLSLSDLLHVFFPETKEMEISSDEYKVLFIFDGLDECRLSLDFQSDVRLCDVTESASVDVLLTNLIVGNLLPSALIWITSRPAAADLVPSECVHRVTEVRGFSDPQKEEYFRKRVSDQSLADRIISHLKSSRSLFIMCHIPVFCWISATVLEKMLSEAESGEIPKTLTQMYTHFLILQTNIKHEKDYEKKVTDEDVILKLGKVAFQQLVKGNLIFYEEDLRECGIDVTEASVYSGLCTQIFREELGLYQGKVFCFVHLSIQEHLAALYVHLSFINNNINVFDQIFKQSLLFKVKDWFKHVSLSELHQRAVNEALQSKNGHLDLFLRFLLGLSVESHQILLQGLMKQTRSRSDTSEETIEFIKMKIRTIDSPEKSINLFLCLNELGDHSLVEEIQQYLKSGRIKEANLSSSQWSAVVFVLLTSEKMLDVFDINNFVETNNKAEKLKVLQKLLPVMKESRSVQLSDCDVTDEGCAALTSALRSNPSHLRDLDLSGNEIGKSVTLLSDVLQDPHCKLETLWLSDCDVTDEGCAALASALRSKPSQLRILDLSENKLGQSGVKLLSDLKDDPHYKLKTLYF